TGGTCGCGGTGCACGAGGCCGGCGTCGTCCACCGGGATCTCAAGCCGTCGAACATCCTGCTCTCCCCCAAGGGCCCCCGCATCATCGACTTCGGCATCGCCTGGGCGACCGGCGCCAGCACGCTCACCCATGTCGGTACGGCGGTGGGCTCCCCCGGTTTCCTCGCGCCCGAGCAGGTACGCGGCGCGATGGTCACCCCGGCCACGGACGTCTTCGCGCTCGGCGCCACGCTCGCCTACGCGGCGACCGCCGACTCCCCCTTCGGGCACGGCAGTTCGGAGGTCATGCTCTACCGCGTCGTGCACGAGGAGGCGCAGCTGTACGGGGTCCCGGACGCGCTGGCCCCGCTCGTACAGGCCTGTCTGGCGAAGGATCCCGAGGAGCGTCCCAGCACGCTGCAGCTGTCGATGCGGCTCAAGGAGATCGCGGCCAGGGAGGCGCAGGGGCTGCCTGAGGCCCGGCCACCGGCCCAGCGCGAGCGGATCGAGCAGGAGCGTCAGACCTCGCGCTACCCGGAGCGCCCGGCACGCACGAACCGGACCGAGCGGATTGAGCGGACCGAGCGCATGGAGCGGCGTACGGCGGGCTCGTCCGCGCCGCGCCCGCAGTCCTCGCGCACCGGGGGCACGCGCCCCCAGCCGTCCCGCAACACCTCTCGGACGAACGGCCGTCCGGGCGGCACCAGGCCCGGCACCCGTCCGACGGCGACGGGGCGGCGGCCCGCCAACCCACGGCTGCTGCGGCAGCGGATCATCGTCTTCGTCGTGGTGACCTTGATCGTGGCGCTGGGCATCGCCGCGGCCCAGCAGTTGTAGCCGAGGCGCTGCCTCAGACCTGCGGGCGGCCCGTCGCCACCGCGTAGAACGCCACCGCGGCCGCCGCGCCCACATTGAGCGAGTCCACGCCGTGTGCCATCGGGATCCGTACCCACTCGTCGGCGGCGACCAGCGCCTGCGTGGAGAGCCCGTCGCCCTCCGCGCCCAGCATCAGCGCGACTCGCTCCAGCCGGTGCGGGGCGGCCTCGTCGATCGCGGTGGCCTTCTCGTCGGGGGTGAGGGCGAGAAGCTTGAAGCCCGCTTCCCGTACGGATTCCAGGCCCTTGGGCCAGGATTCGAGACGGGCGTACGGGACGGAGAAGACGGCGCCCATGGAGACCTTGACCGAGCGGCGGTAGAGCGGATCCGCGCAGTCCGGGGAGAGCAGTACGGCGTCCATGCCGAGCGCGGCGCCGCTGCGGAAGATAGCGCCGATGTTGGTGTGGTCGTTGACCGACTCCATGACGACCACCCTGCGGGTCGTCCGGAGCAGCTCGTCGGCGTTCGGCAGCGGCTTGCGCTGCATGGAGGCAAGGGCGCCGCGGTGCACGTGGTAGCCGGTGACCCGTTCGGCGAGCTCGGGGCTCACCGCGTACACCGGTGCCGGGAGTTCGTCGATGACATCGCGCATCACATCGACCCACTTGGCGGAGAGCAGCATCGAGCGCATCTCGTAACCGGCGTCCTTGGCCCGTCTGATGACCTTCTCGCCCTCCGCGATGAACAGGCCCTCGGCGGGCTCGCGCTTGCGCCGCAGCTCGACGTCGGTCAGGCCCGTGTAGTCGCGCAGTCGCGGGTCGTCGGGGTCCTCGACAGTGATGAGATCAGCCACAGGGTGATACTGCCTTCTCGGGGGTGCGGTGCCAACGGCTGGGACAGTGTTGGGTTACCGCTGGTTACTTGGTTCCTACGGCGACCACGTCACCGATGACGATGACGGCCGGGGGCCGGACGTCCGCTGCCCTGGCCGTCTCGGCGACGGTCGCGAGGGTGGCGTCGACGCGGCGCTGGGCCGCGGTCGTGCCCTCCTGGACCAGGGCGACGGGGGTCTCGGCCGCCTTGCCGTGGGCGATGAGGGTCTGCGCGATCGCGCCGATCTTGTCGACGCCCATGAGGACGACGAGGGTGCCACGGAGCCTGGCGAGGGCCGGCCAGTCGACGAGCGAGCGCTCGTCGTCGGGGGCGACATGGCCGCTGACGACCGTGAACTCATGGGCCACGCCACGGTGGGTGACCGGGATGCCCGCGGCGCCGGGGACGGAGATCGAGCTGGAGATGCCGGGGACGACGGTGCAGGGGATGCCGGCCTCGGCGAGCGCCTGTGCCTCCTCCATGCCGCGGCCGAAGACGAAGGGGTCGCCGCCCTTGAGCCGTACGACTGCCTTGCCGGCCTTGGCGTGCTCGATGAGCGCGTTGTTGATGGCCTCTTGGGCCATGTAGCGGCCGTACGGAATCTTGGCGGCGTCGATCACCTCGACGTGGGGCGGGAGTTCGTCGAGCAGGTCGCGGGGGCCGAGGCGGTCGGCGATGACGACGTCGGCCTCGGCGAGGAGGCGGCGGCCGCGGACGGTGATCAGGTCCGGGTCGCCGGGACCGCCGCCGACGAGGGCGACGCCAGGGGTACGCGTGCGGTGGTGCCGGGCGACCAGGGTGCCGTCGCGCAGGCCCTCGACCACGGCGTCGCGGATGGCGGCGGTGTGGCGCGGGTCGCGGCCCTGGACGTCGGCGGTGAGCACGGCGACCGTGACGCCCTCGCTGCGGCCGGTGGCCGGGGTCCAGGCGGTGGCGGCGTCCGCGTCGTCGGAGCGAACGCACCAGGTGCGGGTGCGCTCGGCCTCGGCGGATGCCGCGTTGTTGGCATCGGCGTCGGAGCTGGCGACGAGGGCGTACCAGGTGCCGGCGAGGTCGCCGTCCTCGTACGGGCGCTTGTTCCAGGTGATTTCGCCGGCGTCGGCCATCGCCTCGACGGAGGGGGTGGCGGAGGGCGAGACGAGGACGATGTCGGCACCGGCCGCGATGAGGGCGGGGAGGCGGCGCTGGGCGACCTGGCCGCCGCCGATGACCACGACGCGGCGGCCGGAGAGACGGAGGCCTACGGGGTAGGCGGGGTGGTCGTCGTGCTCGGCACGCTCGTGCTCGACATGCTCAGCAGCCATGGCGGTGCAGCTCTCCTCGTACGGCGGGTGCGGTCGGGGCCGCTGCGGCGGTGGAGCCGCCCCTGACGTGCGCGTTTGGGTGCGGGGTCCACGATACGGCGCGGGCGGGGCGGCGTCCTGCCCCGGTCCCGCGCCTGGGACCTGTCTTCTGGATCGGGCCGGATCAGCGAGCGTGCGTGCCGGGGCACGCGAGCGCGGCACGATCCACAGGACAGGCCCTGACCGGGACCGCGGGCCGTCCTCGATCGCCGGCCCGGGCGGACGCTACTTCTCCGTCACGCCCGCCGAGTCGAACGTCGCCACCTCGTGCATCGCCCTCGCCGCGCTCTGGACCACCGGGAGCGCCAGCAGGGCGCCCGTGCCCTCGCCCAGCCGGAGGTCGAGGTCCACCAGCGGGCGCAGGCCCAGCTTATTGAGGGCCGCCACGTGGCCCGGCTCCGCGCTGCGGTGGCCCGCGATGCAGGCTGCCAGCGCCTCAGGTGCGATCGCTCGGGCGACCAGGGCCGCCGCACCCGCGCTCACACCGTCCAGCACCACCGGCGTACGCAGCGACGCGCCGCCCAGGATGAAGCCAACCAGCGCCGCGTGCTCCAGGCCGCCGACCGCCGACAGGACGCCGATCGGGTCCGCCGGGTCCGGGGCGTGCAGGTCCAGCGCGCGCCGGACCACATCGACCTTGCGCGCGTGCATCTCGTCGTTGATGCCCGTGCCGCGGCCCGTGACCTCACCCGGGTCCATGCCCGTGTAGACGGAGATCAGCGCCGCGGAGACGGTCGTGTTGGCGATGCCCATCTCACCGGTGAGCAGTGCCTTGTTGCCCGCGGCCACCAGGTCCCGTGCCGTCTCGATGCCGACCTCGACCGCCGAGTGGACCTCCTCGCGGCTCAGTGCGGGGCCCGTCGTGAAGTCGGCCGTACCCGGCCTGACCTTGCGCGGCAGCAGACCCGGAGTGGCGGGCAGATCGCCCGCCACACCGACATCGACGACGCAGACCTCGGCCCCGACCTGGTTGGCGAAGGCGTTGCAGACCGCCCCGCCGCCAAGGAAGTTGGCGACCATCTGGGCCGTGACCTCCTGCGGCCAGGTAGTGACCCCCTGGGCGTGCACCCCATGGTCGCCCGCGAAGATCGCGACCGCCGCGGGCTCCGGGATCGGCGGCGGGCACATCCGGGAGAGACCGCTCAGCTGCGCGGAGATGATCTCCAGCATGCCGAGCGCGCCGGCCGGCTTGGTCATCCGCTTCTGCCGCTCCCACGCCTCGCCGAGCGCCTTCGCGTCCAGCGGGCGGATGGTGGAGACGGTCTCCTGGAGCAGATCGTGCGGCTCCTCGCCGGGCAGGGCGCGGCGGCCGTACGTCTCCTCGTGGACGACCCACGACAGCGGACGGCGCTTGGACCAGCCCGCCTGCATCAGCTCGGGCTCCTCCGGGAACTCGTCGACGTAACCGACACACAGATACGCCACGACTTCGAGGTGCTCCGGCAGACCCAGCGCACGCACCATCTCGCGCTCGTCGAAGAAGCTGACCCAGCCGACGCCGAGGCCTTCGGCGCGGGCGGCGAGCCAGAGATTCTCGACGGCGAGCGCCGAGGAGTACGGGGCCATCTGCGGCTGGGTGTGCCGGCCGAGGGTGTGGCGGCCGCCGCGGGTCGGGTCGGCGGTGACGACGATGTTCACCGGGGTGTCGAGGATCGCCTCGATCTTCAGTTCCTTGAACTGCTTGGCCCGGCCCTTGGGCAGCGACTTCGCGTACGCCTCCCGCTGGCGCTGGGCCAGTTCGTGCATCGACCGCCGGGTCTCGGCGGAGCGGATGACGACGAAGTCCCAGGGCTGAGAGTGGCCGACGCTCGGGGCCGTGTGGGCGGCCTCGAGGACGCGCAGCAGCACCTCGTGCGGGATGGGGTCGGAACGGAAGCCGTTGCGGATGTCCCGGCGCTCGCGCATGACGCGGAGTACGGCTTCGCGCTCGACGTCGTCATAGGCGGGAGCGGGCGCGGTCCCGGCAGCTACCGGAACAGGCTCGGGCTCCGGCTGGGGTGCGGGCTCTTCGGCCACGACCGGCTCGGGAGCCGGTACGGCCTCGGCCTCCAGGGGCGCTTCCGAACCCCCGTCGCGCGGTGCGGGCACGATCACTTCGGCCTCCGGCTCCGGGATCGACTCGGACTCGAACTGGGACTGGGACTGGGCGGACTCGGACCGGGGGTCGGCCTCGTGCTCTACCGGAGCTTCCGCTTCCTGCACGGGCACGGGCTCCGGCTCGGGTGCGGGGACAGCCTCGGGCTCGGGCTCTGCTTCGGCCGCCGGTTCGGGCGTCGCCGTCGCAGGCACCGGCGTCGGAGCCAGGTGGGGCGTGGTGGGGAGCGATCCGTCGACGGGGACGAACTGTCCGACGTGCTCGGGCTCCGGCGCGGAGTCCTGAACAGCGGGCTCCTGAACGGGTGCCTCGGCGACGGCCGGAGCATCGGGAGCGACCGGAACAGGCTCCGGGACGACCGTTTCTGCTCGTACGGCGGACGGCACCTCGGGCTGCGAAGGCCGCGGGTCCCACGGGGTCCCGGCCTGCGGCGGGATCTCGCCCAGCTGTGGCCCCGGCAGCAGCGGCGACGACTCGTCCCGCGGGAAGTCGAGGTACTCCACGCCCGTCGTGGCCGCTGCCGGGACGGGCGCGGGCATGGGGTGCGGCGGCGTGTGGCCGCCGCCGGCGCCGCGCTGACCCGCCGGTCCGCGATCGGCCAGGGAGCGCACCACACCGCCCGAGGAGTCGGGCACCGGAGGTCCCATGTGCAGCGGACGCCGCGCGGGCGGCGGGGTCGGTGTGGCGGAGGTGGGCGGGATGCGTACGCCACTGAGGTCGACGGAACCGGAGTCACGCCCATCGGCCTCGTGCGCGCCCGGCTCGGGAACCTGCTCGGAGACCTGTCCCGCGACCGGCTCGACGACCGGCTCCAGGACCGGCTCGGGCATCGGGGCGGGTTCGGCGCCCGGTTCGGTCTGGAGGAGGGCCTCGAGGGCGGACACCGGCTGCTCCGCCCCGAAGGCGGCCGCGACGGGCTCCATCACCGGCGCGGGTGCCCCAAGATCCGGAGCCATGAACTCCTGGGCCACGAACTCGGACCCCGCGGGCATCTGCACCTGCGCGGGCGCCTCGAAGTGATGCCCGGAAGCAACGGGCTCGGACAGGGGCGCCTGATCCACCGGCAGCCCCATCGCCGCAGGCGCATGCGTAGGCACGGACGCGTCGGCGTAGTGCTGAGAGACCGGCGCCTGCACGACCGGAGCCTGCACGACCGGAGCCTGCGACACAGGACCCTGCGGCCCCACGCCCGGCAGCACCGGAGCCACGCCCGGCTGCGTGTCGCTCCACGCGCCCTGCGAACCCGGCATCAACAGCAGATCGTCCTCTTCGGGAGCGTTCTCGGAGGGGTCGAGGTAGGTGTACGCACCCGGAGCGGGGATGCCCGGCTGTTCCACCATGCCTGCGTTCTCCGGCAGCCCCTCGCCCGGGACCTGGCCGGTGTCAGTCATGCGTACCCCTCGCCCATCGCTTGTGCTCCTTCGCCCATCGCCCGGGGCGCCCGACCACGGCACACCTGATGCCCGTCAACAAGAACGAGCGTGTGCGCCGCGCGGCACGATGCCCACGGACTCCAAGCATTCTCGCGGCCGTTCGCCGCCGCGGCACAGAGATCCGCCACGGTCGAATGTGGGCTGCGCCACGTTGCGCTTCCCCCCGGTACCGACGTACCACAAACAGGAGCCAAAGCGACCCCCTTTTCCGGACATTGACGAACGAAGCGACGAACGACCGGGTGCGGTACGACGATCGGCCAGCCTACCCCGGGCCGTCCGGCGGCAGGGTCACGGGGCGCGGTCCAGCCGGCGGCCGGAGAGGAGAAAGACGACTGAACGCTCCCGCTCCGCCCATGCCGCGGTGTCCATTTCGACGGACTGCAGCAGCGCGCACTCGACGGCGTATCCGCCCGCCCCGAGGGCCGCGCCGATCGCCTCGGCCTCGTCCCTGGTGGAGGCATGGGTGACGATGCGCTCCGGCCTCCGGTCGGCGCAGGCGGTCACCACCGGCACCCCCCCGCCCCCGATCCGTACGACATCGGGCTCGGGCAGGCGCTCCAGCACATGCGGCGCACGCCCCTGGACCACCTGTAGCTGGACGCCGGAGCGGCGGGCGGTGGCATCGGTGCGGCCACAGGCGCCGGGGTCCGCGTCCACGGCGATCACCGCGGCGCCGAAACGGGCCGCCTCGGCCGCGAGCTCCCCGCTGCCGGAGCCGATGTCCCACACCAGGTCGCCGATGCGCGGCCCGAGGCGGGCCAGTTGGGCGGCGCGCAGCTGCACCGACGCGCCCTCGCCCGGCTCCTCTCCGTGCGCGTGCGCGTGCGAAGGCAGTGCCCAGCCCCGTACCGCCGGCGGATAGCCGGGCTCGCGGCCCGCGATCCAGCCGCCGCCCTGGACCGCCGCGCTCCCCGGGCCGCCGATGACGATGACGACATTGGGGTCGCGCCAGACATGATCGGCGGCCTTGTCGGAGGTGAGGACGGTGACCTGTTCACGGTCGGTGCCGAGTTCCTCGCAGATGACGAAGGTGCGGTGCACGCCTTCCAGCAGCAGGGCGAGTTCCGCGGGCCCCGCGCCCGGGGAGGTGAGGACGGCGACCTTGGAGTGCGCCCGGCACACATTGACGGCGCGGCGCAGCGTACGGCGGTGGGCGACGACGATCTGCGCGTCGTCCCAGGGCATTGCGGCGCGGGCGAAGGCGGTGGCGACGGAGGAGACGGCGGGAACGACTTCGACCTCGAGGCCGTGCTCGGGGGCGCGCAGGGTGCGTACGACCCCGAAGAAGCCGGGGTCGCCGTCGGCGAGTACCACGGCGCTGCCGCGGTGCCCGGCGATCCGGCGGGCGGCGAGGTCGACGCTGCCGAGCCGGATGCGCTCGGCGCCCGCCGGGACCTCGGGCAGGGCCAGGTGGTGGGCGGCTCCGGCCACCAGAGTGGCGGCGGCGAGGGCGGACCTGGCCGCGGCGGTGAGGGGCGAACCGTCCCAGCCGATCACCGTGACGCGGTCGGCCATCGTCGTCGTCTCCTGGAGTTGTCGCAGGTCGGGGCAGCCCGCGGGCGCGGGCATGGCGAGAGTACCTGGAGCGGGTGGCGGCCGGTCGTGGCCGGGGGCCGTCAGGGGCGGGGTGCCCTCGGATCCGGCAGCTGTCCGGTGCCGTCAGTTCCAGTCGGGGAAG
The Streptomyces lunaelactis genome window above contains:
- the cobT gene encoding nicotinate-nucleotide--dimethylbenzimidazole phosphoribosyltransferase; protein product: MTDTGQVPGEGLPENAGMVEQPGIPAPGAYTYLDPSENAPEEDDLLLMPGSQGAWSDTQPGVAPVLPGVGPQGPVSQAPVVQAPVVQAPVSQHYADASVPTHAPAAMGLPVDQAPLSEPVASGHHFEAPAQVQMPAGSEFVAQEFMAPDLGAPAPVMEPVAAAFGAEQPVSALEALLQTEPGAEPAPMPEPVLEPVVEPVAGQVSEQVPEPGAHEADGRDSGSVDLSGVRIPPTSATPTPPPARRPLHMGPPVPDSSGGVVRSLADRGPAGQRGAGGGHTPPHPMPAPVPAAATTGVEYLDFPRDESSPLLPGPQLGEIPPQAGTPWDPRPSQPEVPSAVRAETVVPEPVPVAPDAPAVAEAPVQEPAVQDSAPEPEHVGQFVPVDGSLPTTPHLAPTPVPATATPEPAAEAEPEPEAVPAPEPEPVPVQEAEAPVEHEADPRSESAQSQSQFESESIPEPEAEVIVPAPRDGGSEAPLEAEAVPAPEPVVAEEPAPQPEPEPVPVAAGTAPAPAYDDVEREAVLRVMRERRDIRNGFRSDPIPHEVLLRVLEAAHTAPSVGHSQPWDFVVIRSAETRRSMHELAQRQREAYAKSLPKGRAKQFKELKIEAILDTPVNIVVTADPTRGGRHTLGRHTQPQMAPYSSALAVENLWLAARAEGLGVGWVSFFDEREMVRALGLPEHLEVVAYLCVGYVDEFPEEPELMQAGWSKRRPLSWVVHEETYGRRALPGEEPHDLLQETVSTIRPLDAKALGEAWERQKRMTKPAGALGMLEIISAQLSGLSRMCPPPIPEPAAVAIFAGDHGVHAQGVTTWPQEVTAQMVANFLGGGAVCNAFANQVGAEVCVVDVGVAGDLPATPGLLPRKVRPGTADFTTGPALSREEVHSAVEVGIETARDLVAAGNKALLTGEMGIANTTVSAALISVYTGMDPGEVTGRGTGINDEMHARKVDVVRRALDLHAPDPADPIGVLSAVGGLEHAALVGFILGGASLRTPVVLDGVSAGAAALVARAIAPEALAACIAGHRSAEPGHVAALNKLGLRPLVDLDLRLGEGTGALLALPVVQSAARAMHEVATFDSAGVTEK
- a CDS encoding TrmH family RNA methyltransferase, which translates into the protein MADLITVEDPDDPRLRDYTGLTDVELRRKREPAEGLFIAEGEKVIRRAKDAGYEMRSMLLSAKWVDVMRDVIDELPAPVYAVSPELAERVTGYHVHRGALASMQRKPLPNADELLRTTRRVVVMESVNDHTNIGAIFRSGAALGMDAVLLSPDCADPLYRRSVKVSMGAVFSVPYARLESWPKGLESVREAGFKLLALTPDEKATAIDEAAPHRLERVALMLGAEGDGLSTQALVAADEWVRIPMAHGVDSLNVGAAAAVAFYAVATGRPQV
- the cobA gene encoding uroporphyrinogen-III C-methyltransferase, which translates into the protein MAAEHVEHERAEHDDHPAYPVGLRLSGRRVVVIGGGQVAQRRLPALIAAGADIVLVSPSATPSVEAMADAGEITWNKRPYEDGDLAGTWYALVASSDADANNAASAEAERTRTWCVRSDDADAATAWTPATGRSEGVTVAVLTADVQGRDPRHTAAIRDAVVEGLRDGTLVARHHRTRTPGVALVGGGPGDPDLITVRGRRLLAEADVVIADRLGPRDLLDELPPHVEVIDAAKIPYGRYMAQEAINNALIEHAKAGKAVVRLKGGDPFVFGRGMEEAQALAEAGIPCTVVPGISSSISVPGAAGIPVTHRGVAHEFTVVSGHVAPDDERSLVDWPALARLRGTLVVLMGVDKIGAIAQTLIAHGKAAETPVALVQEGTTAAQRRVDATLATVAETARAADVRPPAVIVIGDVVAVGTK
- a CDS encoding serine/threonine-protein kinase translates to MAMMRLRREDPRVVGSFRLHRRLGAGGMGVVYLGSDRRGQRVALKVIRPDLAEDQEFRSRFAREVSAARRIRGGCTARLVAADLEADRPWFATQYVPGPSLHDKVAENGTLPAAEVAAIGAALSEGLVAVHEAGVVHRDLKPSNILLSPKGPRIIDFGIAWATGASTLTHVGTAVGSPGFLAPEQVRGAMVTPATDVFALGATLAYAATADSPFGHGSSEVMLYRVVHEEAQLYGVPDALAPLVQACLAKDPEERPSTLQLSMRLKEIAAREAQGLPEARPPAQRERIEQERQTSRYPERPARTNRTERIERTERMERRTAGSSAPRPQSSRTGGTRPQPSRNTSRTNGRPGGTRPGTRPTATGRRPANPRLLRQRIIVFVVVTLIVALGIAAAQQL
- the cbiE gene encoding precorrin-6y C5,15-methyltransferase (decarboxylating) subunit CbiE is translated as MADRVTVIGWDGSPLTAAARSALAAATLVAGAAHHLALPEVPAGAERIRLGSVDLAARRIAGHRGSAVVLADGDPGFFGVVRTLRAPEHGLEVEVVPAVSSVATAFARAAMPWDDAQIVVAHRRTLRRAVNVCRAHSKVAVLTSPGAGPAELALLLEGVHRTFVICEELGTDREQVTVLTSDKAADHVWRDPNVVIVIGGPGSAAVQGGGWIAGREPGYPPAVRGWALPSHAHAHGEEPGEGASVQLRAAQLARLGPRIGDLVWDIGSGSGELAAEAARFGAAVIAVDADPGACGRTDATARRSGVQLQVVQGRAPHVLERLPEPDVVRIGGGGVPVVTACADRRPERIVTHASTRDEAEAIGAALGAGGYAVECALLQSVEMDTAAWAERERSVVFLLSGRRLDRAP